From Halobacillus sp. Marseille-Q1614, the proteins below share one genomic window:
- the lon gene encoding endopeptidase La, with translation MVLHLDVGRDKSVNALEQAMMDDNQIFLVSQKEINIDDPSIEDMYESGTVARVKQMVKLPNGTNRVLVEGLFRATVEHISEGEDYYEAEITKLEDIHEDKKEEEALMRTLLEQFEQYVKVSKKVSKETYNTVADIEEPGNLADIITSHLPIKIKDKQKVLETSSVKARLKHLIELIGNEREVLQIEKKIGQRVKKSMEKTQKEYYLREQMKAIQSELGDKDGKNGEVSQLKEKIEDANMPERVEKVALKELGRYEKVPQSSAESSVIRNYLEWLVSLPWSEETEDNLDVNHAEKILDEDHYGLEKVKERVLEYLAVQQLTQSIKGPILCLVGPPGVGKTSLAKSIARAINRKFVRISLGGVRDEAEIRGHRRTYIGAMPGRIIQGMKRAETINPVFLLDEIDKMASDFRGDPSSAMLEVLDPEQNSTFSDHFIEEHYDLSNVMFVATANTMASIPGPLLDRMEVITIAGYTEVEKLHIAKEHLLPKQIKENGLTKSKIQVKDEALLKLIRMYTREAGVRNLERELAGVCRKAAKVIVSGEKKRVVVSEKQLEVMLGRPKFRYGQAELEDQVGAATGLAYTTAGGDTLSIEVSIYPGKGHLTLTGKLGDVMKESAQAAFSYIRSKAEELKVDPEFAEKNDIHIHVPEGATPKDGPSAGITMATALVSALTGRPVRKEVGMTGEITLRGRVLPIGGLKEKSLSAHRAGLTTIIIPSDNEKDLEDIPESVREGLTFIPVKHLDEVLEKALVAEKHES, from the coding sequence AAAAAGAAATAAATATTGATGATCCATCCATTGAAGATATGTATGAAAGTGGCACGGTGGCTCGTGTGAAACAAATGGTAAAGCTGCCTAACGGAACTAATAGAGTATTAGTAGAAGGGCTTTTTCGTGCGACTGTAGAGCACATAAGCGAAGGTGAAGATTACTACGAAGCGGAAATCACCAAGCTTGAAGATATACATGAGGACAAAAAAGAAGAAGAAGCCTTAATGCGGACACTTCTTGAACAATTCGAACAATATGTAAAGGTTTCAAAAAAGGTCAGCAAAGAGACATATAACACAGTAGCCGATATTGAAGAACCTGGAAACCTTGCTGATATTATAACGTCGCATTTGCCTATAAAAATTAAGGATAAACAGAAAGTATTAGAAACCAGCAGTGTTAAAGCACGCTTAAAACATTTAATTGAACTGATCGGCAATGAGCGTGAAGTGCTGCAAATCGAGAAGAAAATCGGCCAGCGCGTTAAGAAATCGATGGAGAAAACCCAAAAGGAATATTATTTACGAGAACAAATGAAAGCCATCCAAAGTGAACTCGGTGATAAGGACGGCAAGAACGGTGAGGTTTCTCAGCTTAAAGAGAAGATCGAAGACGCCAATATGCCTGAGCGTGTAGAAAAGGTAGCTTTAAAAGAGCTGGGGCGCTATGAGAAGGTACCTCAAAGTTCGGCCGAGAGTTCCGTTATTCGAAATTATCTGGAATGGCTTGTGTCACTTCCGTGGTCAGAAGAAACGGAAGATAATCTTGATGTAAACCATGCTGAAAAAATATTAGATGAAGATCATTACGGCCTTGAGAAAGTGAAAGAACGAGTGCTGGAATACTTAGCCGTACAGCAGCTTACCCAATCGATTAAAGGCCCTATTCTTTGTCTGGTCGGCCCGCCGGGTGTCGGTAAAACTTCTCTGGCTAAATCGATTGCCCGTGCAATTAACCGTAAATTTGTCCGCATTTCCTTAGGCGGTGTACGTGATGAAGCGGAAATCCGCGGTCATCGACGCACTTATATCGGCGCTATGCCAGGACGAATCATTCAAGGGATGAAACGTGCAGAAACGATTAACCCTGTGTTTTTATTAGATGAAATTGACAAAATGGCAAGTGATTTTAGAGGAGATCCTTCTTCAGCGATGCTTGAAGTGCTGGATCCTGAACAAAACAGTACGTTTAGTGATCATTTCATTGAGGAACATTATGATCTATCAAACGTGATGTTTGTGGCTACAGCTAACACGATGGCTTCGATTCCAGGGCCGCTTCTCGACCGGATGGAAGTTATTACGATTGCAGGGTATACCGAAGTTGAAAAACTTCATATCGCTAAAGAACACCTGCTCCCTAAGCAGATTAAAGAGAATGGTTTAACGAAAAGCAAGATCCAGGTGAAAGATGAAGCTCTGCTTAAATTAATTCGTATGTATACACGGGAAGCTGGTGTGCGTAATCTTGAGCGCGAGTTAGCAGGCGTCTGCCGAAAAGCGGCGAAAGTTATTGTGTCTGGTGAGAAGAAACGTGTAGTAGTCAGTGAGAAGCAGTTAGAGGTCATGCTGGGACGCCCTAAATTCCGATATGGCCAGGCCGAGCTGGAAGATCAGGTAGGGGCAGCCACTGGTCTTGCTTATACGACGGCCGGCGGAGACACTCTGTCTATTGAAGTATCGATCTATCCAGGCAAAGGGCATTTAACGTTAACAGGAAAACTCGGCGATGTAATGAAAGAGTCGGCACAGGCTGCATTCAGTTATATTCGCTCCAAAGCTGAAGAGCTTAAAGTAGACCCGGAGTTTGCTGAGAAAAATGATATTCATATTCACGTACCTGAAGGAGCCACTCCTAAGGATGGACCTTCTGCTGGGATAACGATGGCGACAGCCCTTGTATCTGCTTTGACAGGCCGTCCTGTCAGAAAAGAAGTAGGAATGACAGGAGAAATCACCTTAAGAGGAAGAGTGCTTCCTATCGGGGGGTTGAAAGAGAAGTCTTTAAGTGCTCACAGAGCAGGGCTTACTACAATTATTATCCCTTCTGATAATGAGAAAGACCTCGAGGATATCCCTGAAAGCGTTCGTGAAGGTTTAACCTTTATACCGGTTAAGCATTTGGATGAAGTATTAGAGAAAGCATTGGTGGCAGAAAAACATGAAAGTTAA
- the yihA gene encoding ribosome biogenesis GTP-binding protein YihA/YsxC: MKVNHADIVISAASKKQYPSDPIPEIALAGRSNVGKSSFINTMIARKNLARTSSKPGKTQTLNFYKINDAFHFVDVPGYGYAKVSKKERAKWGKMMEEYFAEREQLRATALVVDIRHEPSDEDCMMYDYLKYFDLPVMVIATKLDKIKKGQINKQLKLVTSTLEMEEEDLLIPFSSETGEGKEKAWNIMRQYLEI, from the coding sequence ATGAAAGTTAATCATGCAGATATCGTAATAAGTGCAGCAAGTAAGAAGCAGTACCCAAGTGATCCCATTCCGGAAATAGCATTAGCTGGACGTTCGAATGTGGGAAAGTCTTCATTTATTAATACGATGATTGCCAGGAAAAACCTGGCTAGGACTTCATCAAAGCCGGGGAAAACCCAGACGCTGAATTTTTATAAAATAAATGATGCGTTTCATTTTGTGGACGTTCCTGGGTATGGCTACGCTAAAGTATCTAAGAAGGAACGGGCCAAATGGGGAAAGATGATGGAAGAGTATTTCGCGGAGCGGGAGCAGCTGAGAGCTACAGCCCTCGTTGTTGATATACGCCATGAGCCCTCAGATGAAGACTGCATGATGTATGATTATTTGAAGTACTTCGATCTCCCGGTAATGGTGATTGCCACTAAACTCGACAAAATTAAAAAAGGTCAGATTAATAAGCAGCTTAAGCTTGTAACTTCTACATTAGAAATGGAAGAAGAAGACCTTTTAATTCCTTTTTCCTCGGAAACGGGAGAAGGAAAAGAGAAAGCCTGGAATATCATGCGTCAATATTTAGAAATTTAA
- a CDS encoding amino acid ABC transporter ATP-binding protein, which produces MSEDILQVRSLHKSFGTTKVLENINLNVKENEVVCLIGSSGSGKSTLLRCLNFLEMPDSGEVTIRNHTIHPKKDNLNDIRQKVGMVFQQFNLFPHKTVLENVIEAPVLVRKVSRGQALKEAKEMLKKVGLSDKINAFPSKLSGGQQQRVAIARALAMQPEIMLFDEPTSALDPELVGEVLQVIKQLAKEGMTMVVVTHEMGFAREVADRVIYMHDGKIVEEGRPSDLFDHPHEERTRAFLSSIL; this is translated from the coding sequence ATGTCTGAAGACATTCTGCAAGTGAGAAGTCTCCATAAATCCTTTGGAACGACAAAAGTTCTTGAAAATATCAATTTAAACGTTAAGGAAAATGAAGTTGTTTGTCTAATTGGTTCAAGCGGCTCTGGGAAGAGTACTCTTCTAAGATGCCTGAACTTTTTAGAGATGCCTGACAGCGGAGAAGTTACCATACGTAACCATACCATTCATCCCAAAAAAGATAACTTAAACGACATACGACAGAAGGTGGGGATGGTATTTCAGCAGTTCAATTTATTTCCGCATAAAACAGTGCTTGAAAACGTAATCGAAGCCCCGGTGCTTGTTCGGAAAGTGAGCAGGGGTCAAGCTCTGAAAGAAGCGAAGGAAATGCTCAAAAAAGTAGGTCTTAGTGATAAAATAAATGCTTTTCCATCAAAGCTCTCAGGTGGGCAGCAGCAGCGGGTAGCCATTGCCAGAGCATTAGCCATGCAGCCGGAAATCATGCTGTTTGATGAACCTACTTCCGCTTTAGATCCTGAGCTCGTTGGGGAAGTGCTTCAAGTTATAAAGCAGCTGGCTAAAGAAGGAATGACGATGGTTGTGGTTACACACGAAATGGGATTTGCGCGTGAAGTTGCTGATCGGGTCATTTATATGCATGATGGAAAGATAGTGGAGGAAGGACGTCCAAGTGATTTATTTGACCACCCTCACGAAGAAAGAACCCGTGCATTCTTAAGCTCTATTCTTTAA
- a CDS encoding LiaI-LiaF-like domain-containing protein: MKLKKQNSFAGFLLIGLGAYFLLRQFNIPYLSALYSWPTILIIIGAALLLHNYFSKDPSTLLPGVILLGFGIHFHGLEQYPNWIDHWAVYTLIIGAGFLIKYLKAKSGLVPALVLLGLSIFALFSTSNPGWFSYISRLFTLIERFWPIVLLVAGFYLLKKK; the protein is encoded by the coding sequence ATGAAATTGAAGAAACAAAATTCTTTTGCCGGATTTCTGCTTATAGGGTTAGGAGCATATTTTCTCCTGCGTCAGTTCAATATTCCCTATTTGAGTGCATTATACTCATGGCCTACTATTTTAATTATTATTGGGGCCGCTCTATTATTACATAATTATTTTTCAAAAGATCCATCGACATTGCTTCCTGGAGTAATATTATTAGGCTTTGGCATACATTTTCACGGACTTGAGCAATATCCTAACTGGATTGACCATTGGGCAGTCTACACATTAATCATCGGCGCGGGGTTTTTGATCAAATATTTAAAAGCCAAATCTGGATTGGTCCCGGCGCTTGTCCTGCTTGGCCTTTCAATATTCGCCCTGTTTTCCACCTCAAATCCAGGGTGGTTCAGTTACATCTCCCGGCTGTTTACATTGATTGAACGTTTCTGGCCTATCGTCTTGTTAGTAGCCGGTTTTTACTTATTAAAGAAAAAATAA